Proteins co-encoded in one Acidovorax sp. 69 genomic window:
- a CDS encoding tripartite tricarboxylate transporter TctB family protein, which produces MINRNLVRGFALMALALGFGLPSMGYSLGSLGRAGPGMFPFIVSCMLFAIGAITVVRARLVAPVPMDFQVRNIAIILGSLCGFAALSHFVNMIAGIVFLVFCSGFAGASYSWKRNLKIAAVLVGIAFAFQKLLGVSLPLY; this is translated from the coding sequence ATGATCAACCGCAATCTAGTCAGAGGCTTTGCCCTCATGGCCCTGGCGCTGGGCTTTGGCCTGCCGTCGATGGGCTACTCGCTGGGGTCGCTCGGCCGCGCCGGGCCCGGGATGTTCCCGTTCATCGTCAGCTGCATGCTGTTTGCCATCGGCGCCATCACCGTGGTGCGCGCGCGCTTGGTGGCGCCTGTGCCCATGGACTTCCAAGTGCGCAACATTGCCATCATCCTGGGCAGCCTGTGCGGGTTTGCGGCACTGTCGCACTTTGTGAACATGATTGCCGGCATCGTGTTTCTGGTGTTCTGCTCGGGGTTTGCGGGTGCGTCGTACTCGTGGAAGCGCAACCTCAAGATCGCTGCGGTGCTGGTCGGCATTGCGTTTGCATTCCAAAAGCTGCTGGGCGTGAGCCTGCCGCTGTACTGA
- a CDS encoding response regulator transcription factor has translation MRLLLVEDDPVLSRTMAQGLENAGHRVERACTVEEAQHWWAVQTFDAVLLDLNLPHAAHARSGLGSGLTALRGARARGDRTPVLVLSARDSTEERIAGLDAGADDYLGKPYELKEVEARLRALLRRASGTADLVAVGQLVLDRQARRFSVAGRPLELPAREFDLLWELMTPPGRVLSKGDLSQRLSDAGEALGENALEASFSRLRRKIADSGAAIRTLRGLGYVLEDDAGRS, from the coding sequence ATGCGACTCCTTTTGGTGGAAGACGACCCCGTGCTCAGCCGCACCATGGCCCAGGGCCTTGAAAACGCAGGCCATCGCGTCGAGCGGGCCTGCACCGTGGAGGAGGCCCAGCACTGGTGGGCTGTGCAGACCTTCGATGCCGTGCTTCTGGACCTCAACCTGCCCCACGCCGCACACGCGCGCAGTGGCCTGGGCAGCGGCCTGACGGCGCTGCGCGGCGCCCGTGCACGCGGCGACCGAACCCCCGTGCTGGTACTAAGCGCACGCGACAGCACCGAAGAGCGCATCGCCGGGCTGGACGCGGGCGCCGACGACTACCTGGGCAAGCCCTATGAACTCAAGGAGGTCGAGGCCCGCCTGCGCGCGCTGCTGCGTCGCGCCAGTGGCACGGCCGATCTGGTGGCCGTGGGCCAGTTGGTGCTTGACCGACAGGCACGCCGCTTCAGCGTGGCAGGGCGGCCCCTGGAGTTGCCCGCACGCGAGTTCGATCTGCTGTGGGAGCTGATGACGCCACCGGGCCGTGTGCTCAGCAAGGGCGATCTGTCCCAGCGCCTGTCGGACGCAGGCGAGGCACTGGGCGAGAACGCGCTGGAGGCGTCCTTCTCGCGGCTGCGGCGCAAGATCGCCGACAGCGGCGCCGCCATACGCACGCTGCGCGGACTGGGCTATGTGCTGGAGGACGATGCCGGCCGGTCCTGA
- a CDS encoding sensor histidine kinase, with translation MPAGPDAGLTARQRPPALRQRIGRHVLLSLVLIWALGSAVVLGVGNHFVTEAFDRALLDDAHALAAHVRSGDSDPLRLDLTPREVGLLRFDQSETVWFAVYGPDGAFVAGDRDVATASVATGAAHEFSNLARDGRELRRVSLHIDGPPTFTVVMAQTTAERTHLLRRLLVYSGLAQLWLLVVLGSRLLRGIERDLRPLTDLQDAMDRRDAADLQPLPEALTRQAGTRDVQHLGEALDGLLARVQQSLHAQREFAGNVAHELRTPLAGIRAQAAHALAHNDPSVWRSELEGIAQAEQRASRTVDQLLALARAAEGGIALTLQTMALDTLVRDIVLRFVPRADALSVDLGAEGLDKTVEVHGNAALIEGILNNLLDNALRYGRGSPPCITVALHTTQDHAVLTVTDNGPGIDSALAEHLHQRWAQGEQGLRLGQGAGLGLSIVARYAELLGGRLALANAEGSTAHSPHGLVASVWLPLARPVVSDPVLVA, from the coding sequence ATGCCGGCCGGTCCTGATGCAGGCCTCACGGCCCGCCAGCGCCCCCCCGCGTTGCGCCAGCGTATCGGGCGCCATGTGCTGCTGTCGCTGGTGCTGATCTGGGCACTGGGGAGCGCCGTAGTGCTGGGCGTGGGCAACCATTTTGTGACCGAGGCCTTCGACCGCGCGCTGCTGGACGACGCCCATGCGCTGGCGGCCCATGTGCGCAGTGGCGACAGCGATCCGCTGCGGCTGGACCTGACACCGCGCGAGGTCGGGCTGCTGCGGTTCGACCAGAGCGAGACAGTATGGTTTGCGGTGTACGGCCCCGACGGCGCCTTTGTGGCGGGCGACCGTGACGTTGCTACCGCGAGCGTGGCGACCGGGGCCGCACATGAGTTCTCGAACCTCGCGCGCGACGGACGCGAACTGCGCCGCGTGAGCCTGCACATCGATGGCCCTCCCACATTCACCGTGGTCATGGCCCAAACCACCGCCGAGCGCACGCACCTGCTGCGCAGGTTGCTGGTGTATTCAGGCCTTGCGCAGTTGTGGCTGCTGGTGGTGCTGGGTTCACGGTTGCTGCGCGGCATCGAACGCGACCTGCGCCCGCTGACCGATCTGCAGGACGCCATGGACCGCCGCGACGCCGCCGACCTGCAGCCGTTGCCCGAGGCACTCACGCGCCAGGCGGGCACACGCGACGTACAGCACCTGGGCGAGGCACTGGATGGCCTGCTGGCGCGCGTGCAGCAAAGCCTGCATGCGCAGCGCGAATTTGCAGGCAACGTGGCCCATGAGCTGCGCACCCCCCTGGCGGGCATCCGCGCACAAGCCGCCCATGCCCTCGCGCACAACGATCCCTCTGTCTGGCGCAGCGAACTCGAAGGAATCGCCCAGGCCGAGCAACGCGCCAGCCGCACGGTGGATCAGTTGCTGGCACTGGCACGTGCCGCAGAAGGGGGTATTGCGCTGACGCTGCAGACGATGGCACTGGACACCCTGGTTCGAGACATCGTTCTGCGGTTTGTGCCACGCGCCGACGCACTCAGTGTGGACCTGGGCGCCGAGGGCCTGGACAAGACCGTGGAGGTGCATGGCAACGCCGCACTGATCGAGGGCATTCTGAACAACCTGCTGGACAACGCCCTGCGCTACGGACGCGGCAGCCCCCCTTGCATCACAGTGGCCCTGCATACCACGCAAGACCACGCCGTGCTCACGGTGACCGACAACGGCCCCGGCATCGACTCCGCGCTGGCAGAGCACCTGCATCAGCGCTGGGCACAGGGCGAACAGGGCTTGCGCCTGGGTCAAGGTGCGGGGCTGGGGCTCTCCATCGTGGCGCGTTACGCAGAGCTTCTGGGAGGCCGACTCGCCCTCGCCAATGCCGAGGGCTCAACAGCGCACAGCCCCCACGGGTTGGTTGCCAGTGTCTGGCTGCCGTTGGCCCGGCCTGTCGTCAGCGATCCCGTTCTCGTAGCTTGA
- a CDS encoding CysB family HTH-type transcriptional regulator, translated as MNFQQLRSVRETVRRGFNLTEVAHMLHTSQPGVSRQIRELEEELGVEIFVRAGKRLTGLTPPGEALLPTVERLLLEADNLKRAGQDFSDSAQGRLSVAATHSQARYALPQVVRDFRALFPQVSLHLHQGSPRQVAEMLLSGEADIGVATEALAGYDALVTLPCYRWTHSIVVPPGHRLLELEGPVTLEQLAQYPIITYELGYTGRAHIDEAFARAGIAPDIVLTAMDADVIKTYVELDMGVGIVASIAVDAERDRHLRLIDAGHLFEVNLTRLGLRRGAWLRGYAYHFVESFVPTLTREAVEKAVQQSAPGASCE; from the coding sequence ATGAATTTTCAGCAATTGCGCTCCGTGCGTGAAACCGTGCGACGGGGTTTCAACCTCACCGAGGTGGCCCACATGCTGCACACCTCGCAGCCCGGCGTCAGCCGCCAGATCCGCGAATTGGAGGAGGAACTGGGCGTGGAGATTTTTGTGCGCGCAGGCAAACGCCTGACCGGCCTTACACCACCGGGCGAGGCGCTGCTGCCCACGGTAGAGCGCCTGCTGCTGGAGGCCGACAACCTCAAGCGCGCGGGGCAGGACTTCAGCGACAGCGCGCAGGGGCGCCTGTCGGTGGCTGCCACACACTCGCAGGCGCGTTATGCCTTGCCGCAGGTGGTGCGCGACTTTCGTGCATTGTTTCCCCAGGTGTCGCTGCACCTGCATCAGGGCTCGCCGCGCCAGGTGGCAGAGATGCTGTTGTCCGGTGAGGCCGACATCGGCGTGGCCACCGAGGCGCTGGCGGGCTACGACGCGCTGGTCACCCTGCCGTGCTACCGCTGGACGCACAGCATCGTGGTGCCACCGGGCCATCGCCTGCTGGAGCTGGAGGGGCCTGTGACGCTGGAGCAACTGGCGCAATACCCCATCATCACGTACGAGCTGGGCTACACCGGCCGTGCGCACATCGACGAGGCCTTTGCCCGTGCGGGCATCGCGCCCGACATTGTGCTCACTGCCATGGACGCCGATGTGATCAAGACCTATGTAGAGCTGGACATGGGCGTGGGCATCGTGGCCTCGATCGCGGTAGACGCCGAGCGCGACAGGCACCTGCGCCTCATCGATGCCGGGCATCTGTTCGAGGTCAACCTCACGCGCCTGGGCCTGCGCCGGGGCGCTTGGCTGCGCGGGTATGCGTACCACTTTGTCGAGAGCTTTGTGCCGACGCTCACGCGGGAGGCGGTGGAAAAAGCGGTTCAGCAAAGCGCGCCTGGAGCGAGCTGCGAATAG
- a CDS encoding molybdopterin-binding protein, whose translation MSIQAINVRNQFKGKVREIIRGDVVSEVDVETPWGIVTSVITTRSVDDLALVVGSDVVALVKSTEVSIAKL comes from the coding sequence ATGTCCATTCAAGCCATCAACGTTCGCAACCAGTTCAAGGGCAAAGTGCGCGAGATCATTCGCGGTGATGTGGTGTCTGAGGTCGATGTCGAAACCCCTTGGGGCATCGTCACCTCGGTCATTACCACCCGCTCGGTGGACGACCTGGCCCTGGTGGTGGGCTCGGATGTTGTCGCACTGGTCAAGTCCACGGAGGTGTCGATCGCCAAGCTGTGA
- a CDS encoding ATP-binding cassette domain-containing protein, whose product MTTTNTPSAQGVRLEVRGVDKRYGTRDVLKKTELVIEPGQFVAIVGRSGCGKSTLLRLVAGLESVSGGAIRLDGKDITGLSDDTRIMFQDSRLLPWKRVADNVALGLPTAQRGAAADVLARVGLGDRLGEWPARLSGGQRQRVALARALVHNPRLLLLDEPLGALDALTRIEMHRLIEGLWRSSGFTALLVTHDVQEAVALADRVILIEDGQIALDQRIDLPRPRSHGDAAFAAIEKRILDRVLQKPDVAPAHEPVWPGVPAHGLRWAV is encoded by the coding sequence ATGACAACAACCAACACCCCATCGGCACAAGGCGTGCGCCTGGAAGTGCGTGGCGTGGACAAGCGCTATGGCACACGTGATGTGCTCAAGAAGACCGAACTTGTCATCGAGCCCGGCCAGTTCGTCGCCATCGTGGGCCGCAGCGGCTGTGGCAAGAGCACCCTGCTGCGCCTGGTGGCGGGGCTGGAATCTGTCTCGGGTGGGGCCATCCGCCTCGACGGCAAGGACATCACCGGCCTGAGTGACGACACCCGCATCATGTTCCAGGACTCGCGCCTCCTGCCCTGGAAGCGTGTGGCCGACAACGTGGCCCTGGGCCTGCCGACTGCGCAGCGCGGTGCAGCGGCCGACGTGCTGGCCCGTGTGGGCCTGGGCGACCGCCTGGGCGAATGGCCCGCGCGCCTGTCCGGCGGCCAGCGCCAGCGTGTGGCCCTGGCCCGTGCCCTGGTGCACAACCCGCGCCTGCTGCTGCTGGATGAACCCCTGGGCGCGCTTGATGCGTTGACGCGCATCGAGATGCACCGACTCATCGAAGGCCTGTGGCGCAGCAGCGGCTTCACGGCACTGCTGGTCACGCACGACGTGCAGGAGGCGGTGGCCCTGGCCGACCGCGTGATCCTGATCGAAGACGGCCAGATCGCGCTGGACCAGCGCATCGACCTGCCACGCCCCCGATCCCACGGCGATGCCGCGTTTGCCGCCATCGAAAAACGCATCCTCGACCGCGTGCTGCAAAAGCCCGATGTGGCACCCGCCCACGAGCCGGTGTGGCCGGGGGTGCCTGCGCATGGCCTGCGCTGGGCGGTCTGA
- a CDS encoding aliphatic sulfonate ABC transporter substrate-binding protein, with amino-acid sequence MSAIFSIHRRHALRALAAFSALSSGLTRAQGSKPEVLRIGLQKSSTLTTILRTRGTLEQLLSPLNVKVSWHEFTSGLPLLEALNLGNIDVSADVADTVPVFAQAAGAQLTFVAQESPSPSAQAIVVRADSPIKTVADLKGKKIGFAKAAGVHFLLIAVLEKAGLSFKDIEPAYLTPADGRAAFERGAIDAWVVWDPFLAAVQKQSAVRVLADGRDLAAYQRYYLAGTTYAQARPDVLRVFFNELQKAGVWVKQSPKDAAALLAPVWGLDADVIELANSRRSYEVRAVVPAALAEQQRIADAFLAEKLLPKRVNALDVPLFKPGA; translated from the coding sequence ATGTCTGCAATTTTCTCCATCCACCGGCGCCATGCGCTCAGGGCGCTGGCAGCGTTTTCCGCGCTGTCCAGTGGCCTGACGCGGGCCCAGGGCAGCAAGCCCGAGGTGCTCCGCATCGGCTTGCAAAAGTCGTCCACGCTCACCACCATTTTGCGCACGCGCGGCACGCTGGAGCAGTTGCTCTCACCGCTCAACGTCAAGGTGAGCTGGCACGAGTTCACCAGCGGCCTGCCGCTGCTCGAAGCCCTGAACCTGGGCAACATCGACGTGAGCGCCGACGTGGCAGACACCGTGCCCGTGTTTGCCCAGGCCGCTGGTGCGCAGTTGACCTTTGTGGCCCAGGAGTCGCCGTCTCCCTCCGCCCAGGCCATCGTCGTGCGTGCGGATTCGCCGATCAAGACCGTGGCCGATCTCAAGGGCAAGAAGATCGGCTTTGCCAAGGCCGCTGGCGTGCACTTTCTGTTGATTGCGGTGCTCGAGAAAGCAGGGCTCTCGTTCAAGGACATCGAGCCCGCCTACCTCACACCCGCCGACGGCCGCGCCGCGTTCGAGCGTGGTGCCATCGACGCCTGGGTGGTGTGGGATCCGTTCCTGGCTGCTGTACAAAAACAATCGGCCGTGCGGGTGTTGGCCGATGGGCGCGATCTGGCCGCGTACCAGCGCTACTACCTGGCAGGCACCACGTACGCCCAGGCCCGGCCCGATGTGTTGCGCGTGTTCTTCAACGAGCTGCAAAAGGCGGGTGTCTGGGTCAAGCAAAGCCCCAAGGACGCTGCCGCGCTGCTGGCGCCCGTGTGGGGGCTGGATGCTGATGTGATCGAGCTGGCCAACAGCCGCCGCAGCTATGAAGTGCGGGCGGTAGTGCCTGCCGCGCTGGCCGAGCAGCAGCGCATTGCCGACGCCTTTCTGGCCGAGAAGCTGCTGCCCAAGCGCGTGAATGCGCTGGACGTGCCGTTGTTCAAACCCGGGGCCTGA
- the ssuC gene encoding aliphatic sulfonate ABC transporter permease SsuC, which produces MTHIARELQVSPVADSVDLPIEGPLLPAPVVRFLANVAQRLLPWAVPMALIVLWQIASSQGWLSTRVLPAPVEVVKAAWTLAASGELWTHVKVSAGRALAGLAIGGGLGLLLGLLTGSVRLFETLLDSTIQMVRNIPALALIPLVILWFGIDESAKLFLISVSVFFPIYLNTFHGIRNVDPGLIEMGRTYGLGRWQLYRQIILPGALSSILVGLRFSLGLMWVILIVAETISAQAGIGYLTMNAREFLQTDIVLVGILLYALLGKLADVFAKGLERYWLRWHPGYQSA; this is translated from the coding sequence ATGACCCACATCGCCAGAGAGCTGCAGGTATCCCCTGTGGCCGACTCCGTAGACCTGCCCATCGAGGGGCCGTTGCTCCCCGCGCCGGTGGTCCGCTTTCTTGCCAACGTTGCACAGCGCCTGTTGCCCTGGGCGGTGCCCATGGCGCTCATCGTGTTGTGGCAAATTGCCTCGTCGCAAGGCTGGCTGTCGACCCGCGTGCTGCCCGCGCCTGTTGAGGTCGTCAAGGCCGCGTGGACCCTCGCCGCATCGGGCGAGCTGTGGACACACGTCAAGGTCAGCGCCGGCCGCGCCTTGGCCGGACTGGCCATTGGTGGCGGCCTGGGGCTGCTGCTGGGTCTGCTCACCGGTTCGGTCAGGCTGTTCGAGACGTTGCTGGACTCCACCATCCAGATGGTGCGCAATATCCCGGCGCTGGCACTCATCCCGCTGGTGATCCTGTGGTTTGGCATCGACGAGTCGGCCAAGCTGTTCCTCATCAGCGTGTCGGTGTTCTTCCCCATCTACCTCAATACGTTTCACGGCATTCGCAACGTGGACCCGGGCCTCATCGAGATGGGGCGTACCTACGGACTGGGACGCTGGCAGCTGTACCGCCAGATCATTCTGCCGGGGGCGCTCTCCAGCATTCTGGTGGGGCTGCGCTTCTCGCTGGGCCTGATGTGGGTGATCCTGATCGTGGCCGAGACCATCTCCGCCCAGGCCGGCATCGGCTACCTCACGATGAATGCCCGCGAGTTTTTGCAGACCGACATCGTGCTGGTGGGCATCCTGCTGTACGCGCTGCTGGGCAAGTTGGCCGACGTGTTTGCCAAGGGGCTGGAGCGCTACTGGCTGCGCTGGCATCCCGGCTATCAGTCTGCGTAA
- a CDS encoding sulfonate ABC transporter substrate-binding protein, whose amino-acid sequence MPTHFSLRRRQALLCGLATAALGASALAQTPNPVPSRVLRVGHQKGWLSILKGRGTLEKRLAPLGVKVSWTEFNAGPVQLEALNVGSIDFGDVGEAPPIFAQAAGAPLVYAGATVPRPALEAVIVPKDSPIRSVADLKGKRVAYNKGSNVQYFLVKLLEKNGLKYGDVQSVFLAPADARAAFEKGAVDAWIIWDPFLAAAQKTLDARLLADATGVVNNRAYYFTSRDFATQNSDVLRIAIEEVNAIDTWASKNKAAAAAELSAVLGLDKSITELYLNRARFGTAPVTREILAEQQGIADTFFDLKLIPKKLNLLHAAPVDLL is encoded by the coding sequence ATGCCTACGCATTTCTCCCTTCGCCGCCGCCAGGCACTGCTCTGCGGCCTGGCCACCGCAGCCCTCGGCGCCTCGGCCTTGGCACAAACACCGAACCCGGTGCCCAGCCGTGTGCTGCGCGTGGGCCACCAGAAGGGCTGGCTCTCCATCCTCAAGGGCCGTGGCACGCTCGAAAAGCGCCTGGCACCGCTGGGTGTCAAGGTCAGTTGGACCGAGTTCAACGCAGGTCCCGTGCAGCTCGAAGCGCTCAACGTGGGCTCCATCGACTTCGGCGATGTGGGCGAAGCGCCTCCCATCTTTGCCCAGGCCGCTGGTGCGCCACTGGTGTATGCGGGCGCCACCGTGCCACGCCCTGCGCTGGAGGCCGTGATCGTGCCCAAGGATTCGCCCATCCGCAGCGTGGCCGACCTCAAGGGCAAACGCGTGGCCTACAACAAGGGCTCTAACGTGCAGTATTTCCTGGTCAAGCTGCTGGAGAAAAATGGCCTGAAGTACGGCGATGTGCAGTCCGTCTTTTTGGCGCCGGCCGATGCAAGGGCCGCCTTTGAAAAGGGTGCGGTCGATGCCTGGATCATCTGGGACCCGTTCCTCGCCGCTGCCCAAAAAACGCTCGATGCCCGCCTGCTGGCCGATGCCACAGGGGTGGTCAACAACCGCGCGTATTACTTCACCTCACGCGACTTCGCCACCCAAAACTCCGATGTGTTGCGCATTGCGATTGAAGAGGTCAACGCCATCGACACCTGGGCCTCGAAGAACAAGGCCGCCGCAGCGGCTGAGCTGTCGGCCGTGCTGGGTTTGGACAAGTCCATCACCGAGCTGTACCTGAACCGCGCACGGTTTGGCACCGCCCCGGTCACCCGCGAGATCCTGGCGGAACAGCAAGGCATTGCCGACACCTTTTTCGACCTGAAGCTGATTCCCAAGAAGCTCAACCTGCTGCACGCGGCGCCGGTTGATTTGTTGTAA
- the ssuE gene encoding NADPH-dependent FMN reductase — MSALLIAGSPSERSRSAALLDAVAQRLSVRGALVDRIHIRDLSPQALLLADFGHPTVVGAIDQVAQARVLVVATPVYKAAYSGVLKVFLDLLPQTALKGKVVLPLATGGSPHHMLALDYALRPVLQSLGAKSILPGIYATDAQVTLTPEGAYHLNDDISTRLDDAVNVLVTETLRPSPAQATRFAPVHFSQVRCSV, encoded by the coding sequence ATGTCCGCCTTGCTCATTGCTGGCAGCCCTTCCGAGCGTTCCCGCTCCGCTGCTTTGCTGGATGCCGTGGCCCAGCGCCTGTCGGTGCGTGGTGCGCTGGTGGATCGCATCCACATCCGCGACCTGTCGCCCCAAGCGCTGCTGCTCGCTGACTTTGGGCACCCCACGGTGGTGGGCGCTATCGACCAGGTGGCCCAGGCCCGCGTGCTAGTGGTGGCCACTCCGGTCTACAAGGCGGCCTACAGCGGCGTACTCAAGGTCTTTCTGGACCTGTTGCCGCAGACCGCTCTCAAGGGCAAGGTCGTGTTGCCTCTGGCCACCGGTGGCAGCCCGCACCACATGCTGGCGTTGGACTACGCGCTGCGCCCAGTGCTGCAGTCGCTGGGCGCCAAGAGCATCCTGCCGGGCATCTATGCCACGGACGCGCAGGTCACCTTGACGCCCGAAGGGGCCTACCACCTGAACGATGACATTTCCACGCGGCTGGACGACGCTGTCAACGTGCTCGTGACCGAAACCCTGCGCCCATCGCCGGCCCAGGCCACGCGGTTTGCGCCGGTGCATTTTTCGCAGGTGCGATGTAGCGTCTGA
- a CDS encoding sulfate ABC transporter substrate-binding protein, giving the protein MNFRRDFIKFPWAAALIGSLALTALPSFAQSVTLLNVSYDPTRELYVEFNQAFAKHWKVKTGQDVTIKQSHGGSGKQARSIIDGLDADVATLALAGDTDALHTNGGWIPKDWQKRLPHNSSPYTSTIVLVVRQGNPKGIKDWDDLIKPGISVITPNPKTSGGARWNYLAAWEFAKRKLGSDAKAKDFVAKLYGNVPVLDTGARGSTITFAQRNQGDVLIAWENEAYLLEKEFGAKFDVIAPSISILAEPAVTVVDKNVDKKGTRAVAEEYLKFLYTEEGQDIAGKNFYRPAVSDKAKAKYAKQFPKLNLFTINDAFGGWDKAAKDHFADNASFDQIYTRK; this is encoded by the coding sequence ATGAACTTTCGCCGCGACTTTATCAAGTTTCCTTGGGCTGCCGCCCTCATTGGCAGTTTGGCCCTGACGGCATTGCCGTCGTTTGCACAGTCTGTGACGCTGCTCAATGTCTCGTACGACCCCACCCGCGAGTTGTACGTCGAGTTCAACCAGGCTTTCGCCAAGCACTGGAAGGTCAAAACCGGCCAGGATGTGACCATCAAGCAAAGCCATGGCGGCTCGGGCAAACAGGCGCGCTCCATCATCGATGGCCTGGATGCCGACGTCGCCACCCTGGCGCTGGCCGGTGATACCGACGCGCTGCACACCAACGGTGGCTGGATCCCCAAGGACTGGCAAAAGCGCCTGCCGCACAACAGCTCGCCCTACACATCGACCATCGTGCTGGTGGTGCGCCAGGGCAACCCCAAGGGCATCAAGGACTGGGACGACCTCATCAAGCCAGGCATCAGCGTGATCACGCCCAACCCCAAGACTTCGGGCGGCGCCCGCTGGAACTACCTGGCCGCCTGGGAGTTTGCCAAGCGCAAGCTGGGCAGCGATGCCAAGGCCAAGGACTTTGTCGCCAAGCTGTACGGCAACGTGCCCGTGCTCGACACCGGCGCCCGTGGTTCCACCATCACCTTTGCCCAGCGCAACCAGGGTGATGTACTGATCGCCTGGGAGAACGAGGCCTACCTGCTCGAAAAGGAGTTCGGCGCCAAGTTCGATGTGATTGCCCCCTCAATCTCCATCCTGGCCGAGCCCGCCGTGACGGTGGTGGACAAGAACGTGGACAAAAAAGGCACCCGCGCCGTGGCCGAGGAGTACCTGAAGTTCCTCTACACGGAGGAAGGCCAGGACATCGCAGGCAAAAATTTCTACCGCCCGGCGGTGTCCGACAAAGCCAAGGCCAAGTACGCCAAGCAGTTCCCCAAGCTGAACCTGTTCACCATCAACGACGCGTTCGGTGGCTGGGACAAGGCGGCCAAGGACCACTTTGCGGACAACGCGAGCTTCGACCAGATCTATACGCGCAAGTAG
- a CDS encoding oxidative damage protection protein — translation MARTVQCIKLGKEAEGLDFPPYPGDLGKRIWESVSKEAWAGWLKHQTMLVNENRLNLADARARQYLARQMENHFFGGGADAAAGYVPPTA, via the coding sequence ATGGCACGCACGGTTCAATGCATCAAGCTCGGAAAAGAAGCGGAAGGCCTTGACTTCCCCCCCTACCCGGGCGATCTGGGCAAGCGCATCTGGGAAAGCGTGAGCAAGGAAGCCTGGGCGGGCTGGCTGAAACACCAGACCATGCTCGTCAATGAAAACCGCCTGAACCTCGCCGACGCCCGCGCCCGCCAGTACCTGGCGCGGCAAATGGAGAACCATTTCTTTGGCGGCGGCGCAGACGCTGCAGCGGGTTACGTGCCGCCCACGGCCTGA